Sequence from the Synergistaceae bacterium genome:
ACGGGACGTCAGGCCGCGGAGGAGACGATGGACCTCGTAAAGCGGTTCTGCGGCGGAGTCGTCGTCCTTCATCGGCTGGACGCGGCGAAAACCGGCGTGGAAATCTGAAGGGCTCCCGAACTTTCACGAGAGCCCTTTCTCTTAGAGCCGCTGGCTCTTTTCTGCATAAGTTTTTGTGCGTCGCTTACCCGTGTTAAACGTCTTTTTTTGGTACACGATTACGCAATTCGCTCTAATTAAAAATTCTCGATTACCAGAGGCCCCGAGCCGCTGTCAGGGTTGCCCTGACCTTTTCCCAGGGCAGAATTTCGAGGGGCATGACCGCCCTTACGGTTTTCTGAGGATCCACGACCTGACTGATTCTCAAATCCATGACGAGAGAACAGAGGATCAGCGCGTCCGACATGCTCAGGCCGAGGGTTTTTTCGACCAGTTGGACCATTGCCTCGCTGGCGGTTCGCGCGGCCAGATCCAGTGTTTCCGCCGAGGCGATGATCATCAGTTCACGTGGCGTCACCAGGATGGGCCAGGGAAAAGCGGCCTGTTTCAGCAGGTCGAGACGCACGGTCACTTTTGCGGCCACCTCGGCTCCCGAGCATCCGATTTCTCCGTCGCCCATGACGGCGTGGCAGTCTCCCAGCGCCAGCAGGGCTCCTTTTTGGAAAACGGGAAGCCACAGGACACTTTTTTCCGTGATGTCCGTCGTGTCCATGTTGCCCCCGTGGGACCCCGGAGTGCCGGTGGGGACGCGTTCGGAGGCGGTGGCCACGCCGATGACCCCGATCATGGGTTTCAGTGGCAGATTCAGGCCCCGGAAGGAACAACGCCGGTTCTTACCGTCGATTTCGAGTATTCGGGTCAGGGACGCTTCGACCCTGTCCGGCATGACTCCGGCTCCGGGCACCACCACGGACGCGGCGCGGTCCGCCGTTTCGATGCTCTCGATCAGGACGCCCAGCAGGTCGTTTTTCTCCGCGCCGACGACGTGCAGGGGGCCTGTGGCGGGGTTGACGTGGTCGAAGTCAATATCCGCGCACAACGTCTCTTCGGTTTGAATTTGCCCCGCAAAGCAGTCCTGTGTCTCGAAAACCGCCGAGTCGCCGGGGCTGACTTCCGCGACGCCTTTCATTTCGGGCTCATAAGCGTAGATGTGCTGCGCGGCGCTCAAAAACTTCATCCTGAAAACCTCCCTGTTCTTTCTTACGTTTTTATCTTACGTTTTACCCGCTCAACTTTCCTACCAGGCGGCCACGTGCCCGTCCGTTCTCGGCTCCGTCGCGCCAACCAGCGTACCGTCCTCCGTCCTCCAGATGATTTCTCCTCTGCCGAAGTCGTTGGAGGTCACGTCGGGGACGATCTCGTGTCCCATTGCCGCCAGCTTCAGAGCCGTGGCGGCGGGGAAATCCGGCTCCACGGAGACCTTCATGCCGCCGATCCACTGCCAGCGCGGCGCGTCCAGAGCCTCCTGAGGGTTCATCCCGAAGTCTACCACGTTGGAGATGACCTGCAGATGACCCTGAGGCTGCATAAATCCGCCCATGACGCCGAAAGGCCCCACAGCCTGGCCTTTGTGGGTCAGGAAGGCGGGGATAATCGTGTTGTAAGGCCGTTTGCGCCCCTGGAGAACGTTGGCGTGATCGGCGGAGAGAGTGAAGCAGGCTCCCCGGTTGTTGAAGGCGATGCCCGTGTCGGGACACACCACGCCGGAACCGAACCCCATGTAGTTGCTCTGAATCCAGGAGACCATCATTCCCTCTCCGTCCGCCGCCGCCAGGTAAACCGTTCCGCCCGGCATGGGATTTCCGGCCCTGAAGTCCACCGCCTGACCGGTGACCAGCTGTCTGCGCCGGTCGGCGTATTCCTCATTGAGCAGCTCCTTCACCGGTACGGTGCTGAAACGCTGGTCGGCGACGTATTTGTGCACGTCCGCAAAAGCCAGTTTAATGGATTCAAGCTGGTTGTGGCAGGTCTCCGCGGAGTAACGCTCGTCGAGCTCCAATCCCTTGAGGATGTTCAGGGCGATCAGAGCGCAAATACCCTGACCGTTGGGGGGAATTTCCCAGACGTCGTAACCTTTGTAGCTGATCCCGATGGGCTCGACCCATTCCGGCGCGAAGGCCGCAAGGTCCTCCATGGTGAGGAATCCGCCGGTTTCTTTGGCGAATTTCACGATCTTTTCCGCGATTTCTCCCTTATAAAAAGCCTCCCCATTGGTTTCCGCTATGCGCGTGAGGGTGCGGGCGTGGTCCGGCGAGAGAAACAGCTCTCCCGCTCCGGGGGCACGGCCTTTGGGGGCAAATGTGCGGCTCCAGGCCTGAAGCTCCGGCTCCGACATGGCGGGGTACTTTTTTGCGGCCACGTTCCAGTTATAAGCGATGGTCACGGGCACGGCGTAACCGTTGACGGCGTAGTCGATGGCGGGCTCCAGCACGTCCTTCAGGGGCAGCCGGCCCATTTTTTTCGACACCTCACACCAGGAGGCGACCACGGCGGGAACTGTGACTGCGGGCCAACCGTAGGGCGGAACCGTTTTCCAGCCCTTCGACCGGTAGAGTTCCGCGGTGCAGGCTTGGGGTGCGAACCCGCTTCCGTTGAGGCCGTGCAGTTTTCCATCCTTCCAGATCAGGGTGAAGGCGTCGCTTCCCAAACCGTTGCCCGTGGGCTCCACCACGGTAAGCGCCGCCGCCGTGGCGATGGCCGCGTCTGCCGCGTTGCCGCCCTTTTTCAGCACGGCCAGCCCCGCCTGAGCCGCCAGTGGCTGGGATGTGGCGACCATGCCCCGGGAACCGTAGACCACGTTCCGGTGGGAAGGATAGCGGTAATGGTGCGGATCAAACTTCGTAACACAATGAGTTTTCATATCTTTTGCCTCTTTTTTGTTTTGTCAGGATCGTTTTTTGTCAGGATTATTTTAATCGGGAGCAAATTACAGCATGGGCGCAAAAATGCCCGCGATGACGATGGAAATGCTCGTCACCGATATGAAGTTGGAGACCACGAAAGCCGGAACCAGTTTTGCCAGAACGGCCTCTCGTTCCTCCTCTTTGTCGCTGGAGGCGACGGCCACTTCGTTGATGATGAGGAAGAACGCGGGGAACCCCAGAAGCTGCGTCATTGAAAGCCCCAGAGCGAGGTTTTTGCTGCCGACGATTTTCCAGGTGGGCAGGATGTAAATGAAGATATAGAGCGCGATAAGCACAACCGCAAAAATCAGGACGGTCTGGAAGGCGAGGGGCTTCAGGTCCTCAAGCCGGATTTTGGCCAGGGCGGGGATAATGCTGGTGAAGACGACCCCGGTCACCAGTCCGGAGGCCTTTCCCCGATCCAGAATGTTCTGAGGGACGATGCCCGCGTAGGAGGTCACGACGCCGAAAACCAGCGCCCATATGGAATAATTGATGGGAGTGACGCTGCCCAGGTACATGGACATCCACGCGAAGAACGCCGTCACGCCGAGGCAGACGAAGGGGGTGTAGTACCGGCCCAGGTTGTGACGCTCAAAGAACCCCAGCGTTTTGGGCTCGTCGGTCTTCGATTTGTCGTTTAGCTGTCCCGCCGCCTTTTTGGCCCGAAAGTCCTCGATGATCTTCTGAGCTTCCTTCATGGCGCAGTAGGAGGTCGGAGGGGTTCCCACCAGCTTCTGCATGGCGAAAACCGCGGTTCCCAGCGCCGCCGCCAGTTTGAGAGCTTCGGCCGTGGCCTCGGGGGCATGAGCGGCCTTTTCCATCGCAGCTGTCGTCATGATTTGCGTGGCGACGATTCCGCCGTTGATGATGGGAATGCTGACGTACGCCGCCGCCTGTCCGATGATGGGAATGATCAGGTAAAGGGCGCCCACCGCGATGAGCATTCCCCAAAGCGCCATAATGACCGTCCGCCACTCCTTGCGCAGCTCTTCCATTTTGACCATGGTTCCCATGTGATATACGATGAAGGGCGACGACCACCGTCCAATTTCCGTGAGCCAGGCCCGATCGATGACATCCGCGGGCAGGATGCCCGTCATAAACCCGAGCAGGAACAGGAACATCGCCACAAACACCGAAGACAGCTTCGCTTTTGTGAAGACGCCCATCAAATCGCCAATCGAGAAAATCGCGATACAAACAAACAGCCACATGAAGTGTTCCATGAAAGATCCTCCTTAAAAAAGTTAATTTATGTTAGCGTTGACACACTGCAAAGATTCTTCCCCTTCTCTCTCCCGCCGCACGCCGTCCAACTTTTTTTAAATTTATGTTTTCTCAGGTTTCCACAGGGGGCTCCTCCTTTGAGTGGAATTTTTCTTCAACAATTTCCCCACCAGAACAACAGTTCCGGAGTTCTCCTTAATGATATAAAGCGATATAAAATTAACTTGATAAAGGAAAATTTAAAGAAATTTCGGAAAAAATACTCTAAAGAGATGCTATTGTCAAGGTGCTTATTTTCGGAACGCGTTTTTTCAGCATTTTTTCAGCTTCTTTTCATATCCAGTTCGTTTTCAATTCGTTCCGACGGGGTACAATGAGGATGTCTCTTCCGAAAGTTTTGAAACGGAGGTTTTATTGTGGCAGCGTCGAAGCGAGTCCTGCTTTTTGCCGTTCTGACGGTGGCGATCATGAGCGTCTCCACGGGGTCGATTCTGGTGCGGGTTGCGGAAGC
This genomic interval carries:
- a CDS encoding gamma-glutamyltransferase family protein, with the protein product MKTHCVTKFDPHHYRYPSHRNVVYGSRGMVATSQPLAAQAGLAVLKKGGNAADAAIATAAALTVVEPTGNGLGSDAFTLIWKDGKLHGLNGSGFAPQACTAELYRSKGWKTVPPYGWPAVTVPAVVASWCEVSKKMGRLPLKDVLEPAIDYAVNGYAVPVTIAYNWNVAAKKYPAMSEPELQAWSRTFAPKGRAPGAGELFLSPDHARTLTRIAETNGEAFYKGEIAEKIVKFAKETGGFLTMEDLAAFAPEWVEPIGISYKGYDVWEIPPNGQGICALIALNILKGLELDERYSAETCHNQLESIKLAFADVHKYVADQRFSTVPVKELLNEEYADRRRQLVTGQAVDFRAGNPMPGGTVYLAAADGEGMMVSWIQSNYMGFGSGVVCPDTGIAFNNRGACFTLSADHANVLQGRKRPYNTIIPAFLTHKGQAVGPFGVMGGFMQPQGHLQVISNVVDFGMNPQEALDAPRWQWIGGMKVSVEPDFPAATALKLAAMGHEIVPDVTSNDFGRGEIIWRTEDGTLVGATEPRTDGHVAAW
- a CDS encoding acetamidase/formamidase family protein, giving the protein MKFLSAAQHIYAYEPEMKGVAEVSPGDSAVFETQDCFAGQIQTEETLCADIDFDHVNPATGPLHVVGAEKNDLLGVLIESIETADRAASVVVPGAGVMPDRVEASLTRILEIDGKNRRCSFRGLNLPLKPMIGVIGVATASERVPTGTPGSHGGNMDTTDITEKSVLWLPVFQKGALLALGDCHAVMGDGEIGCSGAEVAAKVTVRLDLLKQAAFPWPILVTPRELMIIASAETLDLAARTASEAMVQLVEKTLGLSMSDALILCSLVMDLRISQVVDPQKTVRAVMPLEILPWEKVRATLTAARGLW